Within the Emticicia oligotrophica DSM 17448 genome, the region AAAATACTGGCGATTTCCTGATAAGATAAATCTTGAAAACGGCTCAAAACTAATACTTCTCGGTGCTCGTTACTGAGCTTATTCAGAGCAGCATGCAGGTTATCAATCTCTTGTTTCTTTTCCAATTGAAAATCTGCAGCTGGTTCGGCTAAGTTTCGCTCACTTACAGAGCTCATATCTGCTTGATACACCATTCGTTTATTTTTTCTAAGGGCATCATTCATGACATTTCTGCCTAAATGATACATCCAAGTACGAAATTCCCCACTTTCAGCCGAAAATGTGTGTCTATACTTCAACATTCTATAAAATACGGTTTGTACTAAATCTTCACTGTATGCCGATTCGCCCG harbors:
- a CDS encoding RNA polymerase sigma factor; amino-acid sequence: MLKVKAGDLDKMGLLFERYHRALFAFFYHLTGESAYSEDLVQTVFYRMLKYRHTFSAESGEFRTWMYHLGRNVMNDALRKNKRMVYQADMSSVSERNLAEPAADFQLEKKQEIDNLHAALNKLSNEHREVLVLSRFQDLSYQEIASILQTSEGNIKVKVHRAMKELKSIYLKEMI